A region from the Aegilops tauschii subsp. strangulata cultivar AL8/78 chromosome 5, Aet v6.0, whole genome shotgun sequence genome encodes:
- the LOC109786122 gene encoding photosystem I reaction center subunit V, chloroplastic: MATSTAAVLSPPTVAGLRLAPSPRAAVSFRAPARRSVAARAALEPSVVISLSTGLSLVMGRFVFFNFQRENVAKQVPEQNGKTHFEAGDERAKEFAGILKSNDPVGFNLVDVLAWGSIGHIVAYYILATTSNGYDPPFFG, translated from the coding sequence ATGGCCACCTCGACCGCCGCCGTGCTGTCCCCGCCCACCGTGGCCGGGCTCCGCCTGGCGCCGTCCCCGCGGGCGGCCGTCTCGTTCCGGGCGCCGGCGAGGCGGTCcgtggcggcgcgggcggcgctggAGCCGTCGGTGGTGATCAGCCTCAGCACGGGGCTGTCGCTGGTGATGGGCCGCTTCGTCTTCTTCAACTTCCAGCGGGAGAACGTGGCGAAGCAGGTCCCCGAGCAGAACGGCAAGACCCACTTCGAGGCCGGCGACGAGCGCGCCAAGGAGTTCGCGGGCATCCTCAAGTCCAACGACCCCGTCGGCTTCAACCTCGTCGACGTCCTCGCCTGGGGCTCCATCGGCCACATCGTCGCCTACTACATCCTCGCCACCACCAGCAACGGATACGACCCACCCTTCTTCGGCTGA
- the LOC109786123 gene encoding uncharacterized protein, which produces MDSGANSVGSVGESPPPPLSPPGRPAAKGRGLRRWRRIPRGHHDDEGGSPAGPVAASVAAAAGPASAEVDLAQLHKRRLPVGADAPKGKQEAAAEEDSPVASVESSFVPPEAPPSPSPAPAPGPALTSLDPDLGLLIASAGFSVGAGGADSDNSDDRTSKSSTALPRHDFSLAGFGRDRDRARSRAPGAAAHAKNLRTARARGAGARAVSAASSTVEPENSRSSVESDLRSTGAAHARKSSAGISSNGVHKFLYTDGDHSDDEAPSEHLRSAAGGFYKDNGSAVGRMAMGNGDLYAHDHGFHEGSIGKGENGGIHSGLDPYTDSISMLQSAQEALENELQMFVEIGKESSDNSTDNYDENEWSSSPNCEDFSEEISEKLKLLESKLEEASLLIDEKDSRILELDTLNKTKPGETALYNSKLLSLQSEVDQLLMEKMEAEIQCFILKRASEAWQPQTEGQGTLQEAQKTLSEDHKQLEVKLRHTENRARTLEEMVEKLESQCKELSNASEVLKLQAGASRASLFCSVQLVLLCIAAWTFVARFLPSPPEFVPT; this is translated from the exons ATGGACTCCGGCGCCAACAGCGTCGGCTCCGTCGGCGAgtcgccaccgccgccgctctCACCGCCCGGCCGCCCGGCCGCCAAGGGCCGCGGCCTCCGCCGGTGGCGCCGTATCCCCCGCGGGCACCACGACGACGAGGGCGGCTCCCCCGCGGGCCCCGTCGCTGCCtcagtcgccgccgccgctggcccTGCTAGCGCTGAGGTGGACCTGGCGCAGCTCCATAAGCGACGCCTCCCCGTCGGCGCCGACGCGCCCAAGGGGAAGCAGGAGGCGGCGGCCGAGGAGGACAGCCCGGTCGCGTCGGTCGAGTCCAGCTTCGTGCCGCCGGAGGCGCCTCCGTCGCCGTCCCCGGCTCCGGCCCCGGGTCCGGCTCTGACTAGTCTGGACCCGGATCTTGGCCTCCTGATCGCGTCCGCCGGCTTCTCGGTGGGCGCCGGCGGCGCCGACTCGGACAACAGCGACGACCGGACCAGCAAGTCCTCCACCGCGCTCCCGCGCCACGACTTCTCGCTCGCTGGCTTCGGCCGCGACCGCGACAGGGCGCGGTCCCGCGCCCCTGGCGCCGCTGCTCACGCCAAGAACCTCCGTACCGCACGCGCCCGCGGCGCCGGTGCGCGCGCCGTCTCTGCGGCCTCCTCCACGGTGGAGCCGGAGAACTCGCGCTCCAGCGTCGAGTCTGACCTCCGCAGCACTGGCGCTGCTCACGCCCGAAAATCAAGCGCTGGCATCAGCAGTAATGGCGTTCACAAGTTTCTCTACACTGATGGCGACCACAGCGACGATGAAGCTCCAAGTGAGCACTTGCGATCCGCAGCTGGAGGTTTCTATAAGGACAATGGGAGTGCAGTAGGGAGAATGGCAATGGGGAATGGTGATTTGTATGCCCATGATCATGGATTTCATGAAGGGAGCATCGGCAAGGGTGAGAATGGAGGGATCCATTCAGGTCTTGATCCGTACACCGACTCGATTTCGATGCTTCAGTCAGCACAAGAAGCACTTGAGAATG AGCTCCAAATGTTTGTGGAAATCGGGAAAGAAAGCAGTGACAATTCCACAGACAATTACGATGAAAATGAATGGAGTAGTTCACCCAATTGCGAAGATTTTTCAGAAGAAATAAGTGAAAAGTTGAAGCTTCTAGAGTCCAAGCTGGAAGAAGCTTCCCTTCTCATCGATGAGAAGGATTCAAGAATACTTGAACTTGACACACTCAACAAGACAAAACCAGGGGAAACCGCGCTATACAATAGCAAGCTACTTTCCCTACAGTCTGAAGTTGATCAACTGCTCATGGAGAAGATGGAGGCCGAGATCCAGTGCTTCATCCTGAAAAGAGCTTCAGAAGCTTGGCAACCCCAGACTGAGGGTCAGGGCACTCTTCAAGAAGCTCAGAAGACTCTGTCCGAGGATCACAAACAGCTGGAGGTCAAGCTTCGGCACACCGAGAACAGAGCGAGGACGCTAgaggagatggtggagaagctagaGTCACAGTGCAAAGAGCTGTCGAACGCTTCAGAGGTCCTGAAGCTGCAGGCAGGAGCAAGTCGAGCTTCACTTTTTTGTTCCGTTCAGTTAGTGCTGCTGTGCATCGCAGCGTGGACATTCGTCGCGCGGTTCTTGCCCTCTCCCCCCGAATTTGTACCTACTTGA